A DNA window from Chryseobacterium sp. MEBOG06 contains the following coding sequences:
- a CDS encoding helix-turn-helix domain-containing protein, with translation MDKYSFLNTTASIGIFMVLLFALFLITVKTKHRLSNWLLAIFLFTNAVDALKFLMREFPVNYINLEAFRWSIVYCAPASFYLYVLSVCYSNFRLKPKHLLHTIPFIAYNLYLMWGIYFVEKASKIDFINGMNDMPLTQFFQFLFEFLFQVYFIASFLVIRRSKTVYLENYTNPNIFILNALYTITILYYVLHFIVLIRWLVTFIFGLGEIRAWIVMLDGFAFLFCTCWYLFTALNNPNFFRGVNSDLKPITEVVPKQKASLLLVEEKNKEIEFLKDFMIEKEPYLDSSLTIQDLSEQVKIPVKDLSTLINLYMDKHFFDFVNEYRIEKAMQILKDSSQQELTVLEILYRVGFNSKSSFNTSFKKYTGKTPTDYRKQSL, from the coding sequence ATGGATAAATACAGTTTTTTGAATACAACTGCTTCTATTGGAATTTTCATGGTACTTTTGTTTGCCCTGTTTTTGATTACCGTAAAAACTAAGCACAGACTTTCAAATTGGCTTCTTGCTATTTTTCTTTTTACTAATGCTGTAGATGCATTGAAGTTTTTGATGCGGGAATTCCCAGTGAATTATATCAATTTGGAGGCGTTTCGCTGGAGTATTGTTTATTGCGCTCCGGCATCTTTTTATCTCTATGTACTTTCCGTTTGTTACTCCAATTTTCGTTTAAAACCTAAACATTTACTGCATACGATTCCGTTTATTGCTTACAATTTGTATTTGATGTGGGGAATTTATTTTGTAGAAAAAGCCTCGAAAATAGATTTTATAAATGGCATGAATGACATGCCTCTCACGCAATTTTTTCAATTTCTTTTCGAATTTTTATTTCAAGTGTATTTTATTGCTTCATTTCTGGTGATCAGAAGGTCCAAAACGGTGTATCTCGAAAATTATACAAACCCCAATATTTTCATCCTTAACGCGCTATACACCATAACAATTCTATATTATGTCTTACATTTTATAGTTCTTATAAGATGGCTGGTCACTTTTATCTTTGGTCTGGGTGAGATCCGAGCCTGGATTGTAATGCTTGATGGATTTGCGTTTTTATTTTGTACCTGCTGGTATCTATTTACTGCATTAAACAATCCAAATTTTTTTCGAGGAGTAAATTCTGATCTGAAACCTATCACAGAAGTTGTTCCAAAACAAAAAGCCAGCCTTCTACTAGTTGAAGAAAAAAATAAGGAAATCGAATTTTTAAAAGATTTTATGATTGAAAAAGAACCTTATCTGGATTCATCACTAACCATTCAGGATTTATCGGAGCAGGTAAAAATACCTGTTAAAGATTTATCTACTTTGATTAACTTGTATATGGATAAACACTTTTTCGATTTCGTTAATGAATATAGAATTGAAAAAGCAATGCAAATCCTTAAAGATTCTTCTCAACAAGAACTGACGGTTTTGGAAATTTTGTATCGGGTTGGTTTTAATTCCAAATCTTCGTTCAATACCTCTTTCAAAAAATATACAGGAAAAACACCAACAGATTACAGAAAACAATCTTTGTAA
- a CDS encoding serine hydrolase yields MKNIITTFLFLFSIPVFSQKSEKDIQFVKQQKTDITVDQTKKNLINPIDSLMAKSYERGLFNGNVLIAKNHKIIYQKSFGFTDETHTTYLNDKSIFNIGSIAKEFNAVAIMILAERGLLNLDDTISKFNLGLPKWSEKVTIRHLINYASGIPPIEQLKPENDAAAWNILRSNDSLLFEPGTSYRYDNGNVFLQRRIIEKVTGISFEKFVIKNIVKPLKMTNSVFEPKLDYKNRTSCYDMDNVRCPELKFISGWLWVDSNDLYKWIEALNSNRLISKESLQTLLNNPYAKDEGGSLGRYFENDELQRHNGVSYKFESIYLNDFKNNITIILVSNNLNRVWDLGHIIHNLLLGKEYEIPKKSIYQEIRKESLSNVNKAIETYSVLKENSKNEYSFENPGELNKLGYELLRGGNVDSAIKIFSLNVSEFPTSANVYDSRGEAYFNKKEYQLSKDDYQKSLELDPTNQNAKEMILKINPLLSSKK; encoded by the coding sequence ATGAAAAATATAATCACAACATTCCTTTTTCTTTTTTCAATACCTGTATTTTCTCAAAAAAGTGAGAAAGATATTCAATTCGTTAAGCAACAAAAAACAGATATCACAGTTGATCAAACGAAAAAAAACCTCATCAACCCAATTGATTCTTTAATGGCAAAATCCTATGAAAGAGGTTTATTCAATGGAAATGTCCTTATCGCCAAAAACCATAAAATCATATATCAGAAATCATTTGGTTTTACAGATGAAACTCATACAACTTATTTAAATGATAAGTCAATATTTAATATTGGTTCCATTGCAAAGGAATTCAATGCTGTTGCCATCATGATTTTAGCTGAACGTGGTCTTCTTAATCTTGATGATACAATATCTAAATTTAATTTGGGCTTACCGAAATGGTCAGAAAAAGTGACCATAAGACATCTCATTAATTATGCGAGTGGTATTCCTCCAATCGAACAATTAAAACCTGAAAATGATGCGGCTGCGTGGAATATTTTGAGAAGTAATGACAGCCTGCTCTTTGAACCGGGAACCAGTTACAGGTATGATAATGGAAATGTATTTCTACAAAGAAGAATAATTGAAAAGGTAACCGGAATATCATTTGAGAAATTTGTCATTAAAAATATAGTTAAGCCATTGAAAATGACCAATTCGGTATTTGAACCCAAATTGGATTATAAAAACCGAACATCGTGTTATGATATGGACAATGTCCGATGCCCGGAATTGAAATTTATCAGCGGATGGCTCTGGGTAGATAGTAATGATCTCTACAAATGGATTGAAGCACTGAATTCTAATCGATTGATATCCAAAGAATCTCTTCAGACTTTGCTGAATAACCCATACGCAAAAGATGAAGGCGGGTCACTTGGCAGATACTTTGAAAATGACGAATTGCAAAGACATAATGGAGTCTCTTATAAATTTGAATCTATCTATTTAAACGATTTTAAAAATAATATTACAATAATTCTGGTGTCTAATAATCTAAATAGAGTGTGGGATCTGGGACATATTATTCACAACTTACTATTGGGAAAAGAGTACGAAATTCCTAAAAAATCTATTTATCAGGAGATCAGAAAGGAATCTCTCAGCAATGTAAATAAGGCTATAGAAACATACTCTGTGCTCAAAGAAAATTCTAAAAATGAATATAGCTTCGAGAACCCAGGCGAGCTTAATAAACTAGGATATGAACTATTAAGAGGTGGAAATGTAGATTCAGCCATTAAAATTTTCAGTCTTAATGTTTCTGAATTTCCCACATCAGCCAACGTTTATGACAGTCGCGGTGAAGCCTATTTCAATAAAAAAGAATATCAATTATCAAAAGACGATTATCAGAAATCATTAGAGCTGGACCCCACCAATCAAAATGCGAAGGAAATGATTTTGAAAATCAACCCACTTTTATCTTCTAAAAAATAA
- a CDS encoding helix-turn-helix domain-containing protein, giving the protein MDVLQDELLKKFGEHIKELRLKSGLTQDDVVLNSAKITKATVSDIENGKRNFAFTTLIDLARGLNLPPKDLLNFKID; this is encoded by the coding sequence ATGGATGTTTTGCAAGATGAATTACTAAAAAAATTTGGGGAACACATCAAAGAATTAAGACTTAAATCTGGACTTACTCAAGATGATGTTGTCCTAAATAGTGCCAAAATTACTAAAGCTACCGTAAGTGATATAGAAAATGGAAAAAGGAACTTTGCATTTACTACACTAATAGATTTAGCTAGAGGTCTAAACCTACCACCTAAAGATTTATTGAACTTTAAAATTGATTAG
- a CDS encoding DUF2971 domain-containing protein: MKPNINIGTLDNIEFPEILYKYRDWDNINNRRFILNREVYLSSPDQFEDTLDCKIPIRYDLMSEKQAYDFYERLQEQSGIVLNRQKKRKKLKNFVKAKEYKSKKFNSEYEKIYFEEYFKRIGILCLTAENKLEEMWVKYANNHSGFCIGYNSRILFESLGGGGKVEYVDTLPIIMPDPIMDRDTQRYKQIYHKLKEWEFEKEYRTQKFWFNGASRSERQIEIPKEAFHSIILGKNITDLNRHAIIDAVNTNIGDHVQIIDYNSII, encoded by the coding sequence ATGAAACCAAACATTAATATAGGCACATTAGATAATATTGAATTTCCTGAAATCTTATATAAATATCGTGATTGGGACAACATAAACAATCGTAGATTTATACTCAATCGTGAAGTTTATTTATCTTCTCCTGATCAGTTTGAAGATACGCTTGATTGTAAGATTCCGATACGATACGATTTAATGAGCGAAAAGCAGGCATATGATTTCTATGAAAGATTACAAGAACAATCCGGGATAGTTTTAAACAGGCAAAAGAAAAGAAAAAAATTAAAAAATTTTGTTAAAGCAAAAGAATATAAGAGTAAAAAGTTCAATTCAGAATATGAAAAAATTTATTTTGAAGAATATTTTAAAAGGATTGGTATTCTATGTCTAACAGCAGAAAATAAACTTGAAGAAATGTGGGTGAAATATGCAAATAATCATTCTGGCTTTTGCATTGGGTATAATTCCCGAATCTTATTTGAATCACTTGGCGGAGGTGGAAAGGTAGAATATGTAGACACTCTGCCTATAATTATGCCTGATCCAATTATGGATAGAGATACTCAAAGATATAAACAGATTTACCATAAACTTAAAGAGTGGGAGTTTGAAAAGGAATATAGAACGCAAAAGTTTTGGTTTAATGGTGCTTCAAGAAGTGAAAGGCAAATTGAAATCCCTAAAGAAGCATTTCATAGTATAATATTAGGAAAAAATATAACTGATCTAAATAGACATGCAATTATAGATGCAGTAAACACTAATATTGGAGACCATGTACAAATTATTGATTATAATAGTATTATTTAA
- a CDS encoding DUF1837 domain-containing protein: MATPFNSENIITHKINEIGLSTFLVGFDIDDSGISQYRLKPLIQKLCDVIQEFAFGFHEGGSTDNTKTYSKLIDAAQSIYKIDAFQKVKDLYENNGSITDDVEDKFLRRGEFGELILHLLLRDFHNTIPLLSKVYFKDSLGHAVHGFDAVHIEPTTKTLWLGESKLYTSGKAGLKALITDIEEHFKSDYLTSEFLLISKKLTQIDNIPDKDYWLDLISKSKKLIDQLNTINIPLLCTYHCDLFTSHTDENNQLFIDEYIKEMRLLKKYFDDNNNHPLKTKLNIILVLFPVQNKVELVKGLHNKLSLIQQLGE; this comes from the coding sequence ATGGCAACACCTTTCAATTCAGAAAATATAATTACACATAAAATAAATGAAATAGGATTAAGTACTTTTCTTGTCGGTTTCGATATTGATGATAGTGGTATTTCTCAATATAGATTAAAACCATTAATTCAAAAATTATGTGATGTAATTCAAGAGTTTGCATTTGGTTTTCATGAAGGTGGTTCGACAGATAATACAAAAACATATTCTAAATTAATTGATGCAGCTCAATCCATTTATAAAATTGATGCATTTCAAAAAGTTAAAGACCTTTATGAAAATAATGGATCAATTACAGATGACGTAGAAGATAAATTTTTGCGGCGTGGAGAATTTGGAGAATTAATTTTACACTTGTTACTGAGGGATTTCCATAATACAATTCCATTATTATCTAAAGTTTATTTTAAAGATTCTTTAGGGCATGCAGTACATGGATTTGACGCAGTTCATATAGAGCCTACTACAAAAACGCTTTGGTTAGGAGAATCTAAATTATATACAAGTGGAAAAGCCGGTTTAAAAGCTTTAATTACAGATATTGAAGAACATTTCAAAAGTGATTATCTAACTTCTGAATTTTTACTTATATCAAAGAAACTTACGCAAATAGATAATATTCCAGATAAAGATTATTGGTTAGATTTGATAAGTAAATCAAAGAAATTAATTGACCAACTTAATACGATTAATATTCCACTATTATGTACATATCATTGTGATTTATTTACATCTCACACTGATGAGAACAATCAATTATTTATAGACGAATACATCAAGGAAATGCGATTGTTAAAGAAATATTTTGATGATAATAACAACCACCCGTTAAAAACCAAACTAAACATAATACTAGTCTTATTTCCAGTTCAAAATAAAGTAGAACTTGTAAAAGGTTTACATAATAAACTTTCATTAATACAACAATTAGGCGAATGA